GCCGCGCCGGTGCGGCTTTGTTAAAAAACCTGAGCATGGACCTGGAGCCAAATACCATATCGCTTACTTCGGATTTCAACCTGGAAACAACCGGCGATTCGAGGACGGTGCACTATAGGCCGGGCCTTAGCGTGGAATGCGCCTCTAATATGAAATTTTATAACCACGCTTTTGAGTGGTCGCTGGAAGTTTATTACGACTATAACCGCTATAAAGGGCCCGACAACCGACTGCTCACCAGCACACTGGGGCTGAATTTAGCCAAAATAATGCTTACGCGGCTTAACGGCAAGGACCTGAAGGCTGTCCGGCCTTATCTGCTTGCGGGCATGGAACTGACCGCGCTTAAGGAAAATTCCAGTGATGAAAGCCATAAAATCACTTTTGCTTCACCCACCTTCGGGCTGGGGCTTGAGTTTAATGTCACCAGCAAGGCCAGTCTCAACATTGAATACCAGCAGAATATTCAGGAAGGGGTCACCCGCCGCTCCAGTGTGATGTGCGGCCTCTCCTACGCCATCTTAGGCGCGGAAGAGTAAGATCACGGAAACCCCTAATTCAGCTGAACGTTTGCGAACCTCAATTTATTGACCCACATGGCAATTTCCACCAGGTCCAGATCTGAAATCTCCGGATAGTCGGCCGCTGTGTTAAACGCTTTCACTGTGGCCCCCTTTCTTTCAAAATAAATGCGGGCTATCGTCCGGCCCTTGTAGCGTACGTCGTAGCCGGGATTCTTCTGCTTGAGGTAAAACCCGGCCCACAGGGCGCTTTTATATATATAGGCTTTCAGGCCGTTGTCCTTTTCCGCTTTATAGCTTTCATATAGCCACTCTTTTACCTGCCATTTCATAAGGCCTCCTTTAGGACAGCGGATAGCGTGTAGCGGATAGGGGTTAGAGAAGGAGTTGTTTATTCAGTCCCTAACCGCTAGCCCCTATCCTCTATCCGCTGCCCTTATGTTATAGCACACCAACGCGACAGCGTCTTGTCGCGTTGTTTTTTGTGATTATGGAATGTTTCCCGCAAATTTCCCGTATAAAAAAACCCCGGCTTGGTAAAATAAAGCGCGGGAATTTCTCAATTGTGACTTGTGACTACTGTGCTCTGACTGGCGATTTTTCCGTTTAAATTTCCTGGGTCTTGACAAGTCAAGAAACCTCTGCTATACTCGATATGTAGTTGCGATCTCTCGGTGCGCCGGTTAGATGGTTGCGGTTCGGTGTGAGTGTGGTTGGGTTCGGGGGCTGCCCCGGCCCCGGCGCGGTTCCCCCGGTGCGCGGTAGGTTCCAGGTTGGGTGGTTTCACCGGGTGGGCGGTTCGGGCCAGGCGCGTTCGGCGCTTTCCGGCCCCGCGAGCCGCCCCTTAGTGTAGTGTGGCGTTAGCCAAGTGAAGAGCCCCCGGTAGCGGGGGCTCTCATTTTTTGCCCTTTTTCAGTTTCCGGCCTTCCTTTTGCATAACCTGGATTTCCCGTTTGAGAAATTTCCCTTTTCTTACTGCAAGCACCGCCCTTTTGGTTTGGTAGGGGTAGGCCATAAATTTATGTTCAGTCTCCAGTGTGCGTGTTCTGCGGCCAAAAGAGCGGGGCAAACCCAAGTCGGGTTCCGGAGGCTGCTGCGAAATACCCCTGCCGCCACCCCGCTCAATTTAATCCACAATGGTCACTTAATTATTAAATTAGCGCAGCAATCGCAGAATTCGGGATAATAACAATGACAGCGGACCCATATTTATCATTAAATATAGGCGGAGGTCAGTTATGGATAAATTTTTCTTTATGTTTTTCGGCGCGGGCCTGGGCGCTATTGCCGCTTACTTCTTTGCCAGGTCCCGGGGCGCGTCCAGGGAGGAATTTGAGGCTATGAAGACCCGCCTGGAGTCTCTTAACGCCGATAACGCGAAATTGCAGGAGCGTTCCTCGCAGCTAGGCGGCGAAACGGTGAAACTTGACGGCGAGCTTAAAAGCGAGCGGGCCAAGTCGCAGCAGCTTAACGCCGATTACGCCAAAACCCGCCGCGAGCTTGACCTGCTTTCCGGAGAGCTCGATAAGCAGAAGCAGGAGATGCTGGTGCAGTTCAAAAATATCGCCAATGAAATACTTGAGGATAAGAGCCTGCGCTTCACCGATATGAACAGGCAGAAAATTGACGAGATACTTATTCCGCTGAAGGAACGGCTGACCAATTTTGAGGGGGAGGTGCGCAAGCTTAATGTGGACGGCGCAAGCCGCGCGGCGGACCTTAAATCCGAACTCGCGAATTTAAAGACCTTGAATCAGCAGATCACCGAAGACGCGGATAACCTGACCAGGGCTCTTAAAGGCGAATCCAAGATGCAGGGTAACTGGGGCGAGATCCTGCTGGATAAGATCCTTGAGCGTTCCGGCCTGGTGGAGGGCGAGCATTATAAGCGCCAGGAAAAACTTACCCGCGAAGAAGAAGGGGGGAAAAAAAGATATTTTCCGGATGTGGTGGTATACCTGCCGGAGGGCCGCCAGGTGGTAATTGACTCCAAAGTTTCGCTTTCGGCCTATGTGGAGTATTCCTCGGCCAAAGACGAAGAAACCGTCGCCAAAGCGCTTAAGGCGCATCTTTTATCGGTTAAAAACCATATAGACGAACTGTCAGCCAAGGATTATTCATCGCTGCCCGGGCTGAAATCCCCTGACCAGGTGCTTATGTATGTGCCGGTGGAGCCCGCGTTCTATCTGGCCATGAAGAGCGACGCGGGGCTTTGGGAATACGCCCTTGAGAAAAAAGTGATACTGGTCACCAATTCAACGCTTCTGGCCACGCTGCGCCTGATAGAAAGCATCTGGCGCCAGGACAAGCAGGGCCGGAACGCCGTTGAGATAGCCAAAAAAGCCGGCGAACTTTACGATAAAATAGTGGCTTTCGTGGAAGTGATGAATGAAATAGGCGGCCGCCTGGGCCAGCTTAACCGCTCTTACGAAGACGCCATGAAAAAGATGAAGGACGGCCGCGACAACATGTTGACAAAGGCTGAAAAGATACGGGAGTTGGGCGCGAAAGCCTCAAAAGAACTGCCGCGCGAAATTAAAGACCTTATAGAAAAAGACCCCGGCTGAAGAAGATCTCGAATATTTCGGTTTCTGTTTCATGTGCTCGGCGGTCTGCCCGAAATTGCGGCTTCAATTGGCGATATGGGATTTTTGGTTTAGGCGTATTGAAATTACCCTTGATAGACAACCACTTCCCAACTGTTTAGGGGGCGCCGCATGGGGGGCCCTTATACGCAGGCATTGAAATAGCGTGCGAATTTTTCATGTAATGTCTTGAAGTTTAGCCTTAACTAAATTATAATACATATTATGTATACACAATTGCAGTTGACGGAGATATTTCATATTGAATTTCTGCGCTATCTTGCGGCGGATCTGCCGTCCGGCCTGTGGGCGCTTAAAGGCGGGGTTAATCTGCGCCTGTTCTTTAAAAGCATACGTTATTCCGAAGATATGGACCTGGATGTTAAAGAGCTGCCGGTGAAGTCTGTTCAACATCGCGTTATGCGCATCCTGGCTTCTCCGTCGTTCAGGGAAAACCTTAAAACGTACGGCATCAATGCAATAAAACCGCCGGATATAATTAAAGCCAAACAGACCGCAACCACGCAGCGTTTCAAGATACACATTATGACTTCATCCGGCGAGGATTATTTTACCAAGGTGGAATTCTCCCGGCGCGGTTTCCAGGGGGGGCCTGTTGCGGAGCCTGTTCCGGCGGTTGTTCTGCGGCCTTACGGTATGGCCCCGCTCATTGCGTGGCATTACCCGGCGGCAATAGCCGCGGCCCAGAAAATTTCGGCGGTATTGTCCCGTTCTATACTCCAGGCCAGGGACATTTTTGACCTCTACCAGCTTAGTACGCAGGTGCGCTCCGGCGCGGCCGGCGTTCCGCTCCCGGATAAGGAGGATCTGTCCAGGGCAAAGGAAAAGATTTTTGAGCCGGGTTTTGAAATATTCCGGGATTCGGTGGCGG
This Elusimicrobiota bacterium DNA region includes the following protein-coding sequences:
- a CDS encoding outer membrane beta-barrel protein, with protein sequence MEKTIKASFLAALLACGTPGRAGAALLKNLSMDLEPNTISLTSDFNLETTGDSRTVHYRPGLSVECASNMKFYNHAFEWSLEVYYDYNRYKGPDNRLLTSTLGLNLAKIMLTRLNGKDLKAVRPYLLAGMELTALKENSSDESHKITFASPTFGLGLEFNVTSKASLNIEYQQNIQEGVTRRSSVMCGLSYAILGAEE
- the rmuC gene encoding DNA recombination protein RmuC is translated as MDKFFFMFFGAGLGAIAAYFFARSRGASREEFEAMKTRLESLNADNAKLQERSSQLGGETVKLDGELKSERAKSQQLNADYAKTRRELDLLSGELDKQKQEMLVQFKNIANEILEDKSLRFTDMNRQKIDEILIPLKERLTNFEGEVRKLNVDGASRAADLKSELANLKTLNQQITEDADNLTRALKGESKMQGNWGEILLDKILERSGLVEGEHYKRQEKLTREEEGGKKRYFPDVVVYLPEGRQVVIDSKVSLSAYVEYSSAKDEETVAKALKAHLLSVKNHIDELSAKDYSSLPGLKSPDQVLMYVPVEPAFYLAMKSDAGLWEYALEKKVILVTNSTLLATLRLIESIWRQDKQGRNAVEIAKKAGELYDKIVAFVEVMNEIGGRLGQLNRSYEDAMKKMKDGRDNMLTKAEKIRELGAKASKELPREIKDLIEKDPG
- a CDS encoding nucleotidyl transferase AbiEii/AbiGii toxin family protein, whose amino-acid sequence is MYTQLQLTEIFHIEFLRYLAADLPSGLWALKGGVNLRLFFKSIRYSEDMDLDVKELPVKSVQHRVMRILASPSFRENLKTYGINAIKPPDIIKAKQTATTQRFKIHIMTSSGEDYFTKVEFSRRGFQGGPVAEPVPAVVLRPYGMAPLIAWHYPAAIAAAQKISAVLSRSILQARDIFDLYQLSTQVRSGAAGVPLPDKEDLSRAKEKIFEPGFEIFRDSVAAYLAPEDRKIYSVPSVWDEIKLKAADFVDELKKNNG